In one window of Agromyces badenianii DNA:
- a CDS encoding carboxymuconolactone decarboxylase family protein — MVPVARRPRRIGDPMPEKGEESLDYTDRLQRLAIHDERLDVADFGDVMGDPTTLDPKTMALARVAALVSVGGAAPSFGAHVDAAVSAGSTAAEIVDMLVGVIPIVGLPRAVAAAPKIALALGHDLEVDVVGDPAVARRVGRRAGDGGDLTAAT, encoded by the coding sequence GTGGTGCCGGTCGCGAGGCGCCCGCGGCGGATCGGGGATCCGATGCCTGAGAAAGGGGAGGAAAGCTTGGACTACACCGACCGCTTGCAACGGCTGGCGATTCATGACGAACGGCTCGACGTCGCGGACTTCGGCGACGTGATGGGCGATCCGACGACGCTCGATCCGAAGACGATGGCGCTCGCCAGAGTCGCCGCGCTCGTCTCGGTCGGCGGAGCCGCACCTTCGTTCGGAGCCCACGTCGACGCGGCGGTCAGTGCCGGTTCGACGGCGGCGGAGATCGTGGACATGCTGGTCGGCGTCATTCCGATCGTCGGGCTTCCCAGAGCGGTCGCCGCGGCACCGAAGATCGCGCTGGCGCTCGGCCACGACCTCGAGGTCGATGTCGTCGGCGACCCGGCGGTCGCTCGCCGGGTCGGCAGGCGGGCCGGTGACGGCGGCGACCTGACGGCGGCGACCTGA
- a CDS encoding AI-2E family transporter, which produces MMTAAASGHTVWSRAGSTGVQIGVVMWWKRKRSKAATVQPALATATVAPGAAVPGAPAVPRDEHRNAFILMGIGGGTLAVFGIAAIAGIFAPVFLAFVLTICVHPLRLWLEARGVPRGLATGSVILAVTLLLVAFGYAVLIAIGQFGALLTDFSDEIAAFGQTFADWLTSIGIGADEVSAMFADFDPSTVVGFLGGLVGGITGWVSALVIIFTMLLLMAMDAAFLPHLHRQLQPIRPLVVTGFVNYGDNVRRYMVVTTVLGLAQGIINWIALLILQVPGAFIWGLLAFICSFIPNIGYFLALIPPIIFGALSGGWPTVIAVVIVYGVINGVVQSVIQPRVVGKAVSLSQTITFFSVLFWAVVIGPIGAILAIPLTLLVRLLLVDSNPSMNWIRPMLGELDETKQIMAESDAESKAARAERRASKGSGAGREAPAADRGSDA; this is translated from the coding sequence ATGATGACCGCCGCCGCATCCGGTCATACCGTGTGGTCGCGCGCAGGTTCGACGGGCGTGCAGATCGGGGTCGTCATGTGGTGGAAGCGCAAGCGATCGAAGGCCGCGACGGTGCAGCCCGCCCTCGCGACGGCGACCGTGGCCCCTGGCGCGGCTGTGCCGGGTGCGCCGGCCGTGCCGCGGGACGAACACCGCAACGCGTTCATCCTCATGGGCATCGGCGGTGGCACGCTCGCCGTCTTCGGCATCGCCGCGATCGCGGGCATCTTCGCCCCCGTCTTCTTGGCGTTCGTCCTCACCATCTGCGTGCATCCGTTGCGTCTCTGGCTCGAGGCCCGCGGCGTACCGCGCGGGCTTGCGACCGGCTCGGTCATCCTCGCGGTGACGCTGCTGCTCGTTGCTTTCGGGTACGCCGTCCTCATCGCGATCGGCCAGTTCGGCGCGCTGCTGACCGACTTCAGCGACGAGATCGCGGCGTTCGGCCAGACGTTCGCGGACTGGCTCACCTCGATCGGCATCGGCGCCGACGAGGTGAGTGCGATGTTCGCGGACTTCGACCCGTCGACGGTGGTCGGCTTCCTCGGCGGTCTCGTCGGCGGGATCACCGGGTGGGTGTCGGCCTTGGTCATCATCTTCACGATGCTGCTGCTCATGGCGATGGATGCGGCGTTCCTGCCCCATCTGCACCGGCAGCTGCAGCCGATCCGCCCGCTCGTCGTCACCGGGTTCGTGAACTACGGCGACAACGTGCGCCGGTACATGGTCGTGACCACGGTGCTCGGGCTCGCGCAGGGCATCATCAACTGGATCGCCCTGCTGATCCTCCAGGTGCCCGGCGCATTCATCTGGGGCCTGCTCGCCTTCATCTGCTCGTTCATCCCGAACATCGGCTACTTCCTCGCCCTGATCCCGCCGATCATCTTCGGCGCGCTCTCGGGCGGTTGGCCGACCGTGATCGCGGTGGTCATCGTCTACGGGGTCATCAACGGGGTCGTTCAGTCCGTGATCCAGCCGCGTGTCGTCGGCAAGGCGGTGAGCCTCAGCCAGACGATCACCTTCTTCTCGGTGTTGTTCTGGGCCGTCGTGATCGGTCCCATCGGAGCGATCCTCGCCATCCCGCTCACCCTGCTCGTGCGGCTCCTCCTCGTGGACTCCAACCCCTCGATGAACTGGATTCGGCCGATGCTCGGCGAGCTCGACGAGACGAAGCAGATCATGGCCGAGTCCGACGCCGAATCGAAGGCGGCACGCGCCGAGCGGAGAGCCTCGAAGGGGAGTGGTGCCGGTCGCGAGGCGCCCGCGGCGGATCGGGGATCCGATGCCTGA
- a CDS encoding dihydrofolate reductase family protein: MRPLKYSINVTLDGCVDHREGIADEELHRHAAGNLARADALLFGRVTYEMMEEAWRPPASEAMPDWTQPFARTIDRARKYVVSSKLARVDWNAELVLGDLGPAVQQLKDQPGDGLLVGGVTLPTALAELGLIDEYEFVVQPRVAGHGPTLLAGLSKPLSLTLVGREEFSSGAVAMRYRPRT, encoded by the coding sequence ATGCGACCGCTGAAGTACTCCATCAACGTCACGCTCGACGGCTGCGTCGATCATCGGGAGGGCATCGCCGATGAGGAGTTGCACCGCCACGCAGCCGGCAACCTCGCACGGGCCGATGCTCTGCTGTTCGGCCGGGTGACGTACGAGATGATGGAGGAGGCATGGCGGCCCCCTGCTTCAGAGGCGATGCCCGATTGGACCCAGCCGTTCGCCCGCACGATCGACCGGGCGAGGAAGTACGTCGTGTCGAGCAAACTGGCCCGGGTCGATTGGAACGCGGAGCTCGTGCTCGGGGATCTCGGACCGGCCGTGCAACAGCTCAAGGACCAGCCGGGCGACGGTCTGCTCGTGGGCGGGGTGACGCTCCCGACGGCACTGGCCGAGTTGGGGCTCATCGACGAGTACGAGTTCGTGGTGCAGCCGAGGGTGGCGGGCCATGGCCCGACCCTGTTGGCGGGGCTGTCGAAGCCGCTCTCCCTGACTCTCGTGGGCCGTGAGGAGTTCAGTTCGGGCGCCGTGGCGATGCGGTACAGGCCGAGAACCTGA